The Colius striatus isolate bColStr4 chromosome Z, bColStr4.1.hap1, whole genome shotgun sequence DNA window GTTCTATAAACCGTTGTAGATTAGTCTCAAGCATCTCCATAAATCTCCAGCTACCTAGTtcagagtatttaaaaaaaaaaaaaggcaagaaaatccAATTCAAGAccaaacaaagaacaaaaaaaaaaaaaaaaaaaaagtaacaaccCTTGCATCCTCTTCTATTCAGAGAGCAAAAATGGAGCAACGATGCAACCAAAAATCAGCCACTAAGAAAAGAGATTCTCAATACTGTGTATCCTTGAGTCCTACAGTTATGTTAGGGGTACATCTGGGGAATGCAGTTGGATTTTAAAACTTAATGGTACTTTTTCCTTGGTAGAAGTAGGAAATTTTTATCTTAGAAAATCTCTGTCCAAGAGTGTAGATACTAATTGTAGGAGCACCCGCATCCCATTATAGGTCAGCCAGACTTTGGTTTCAAAGTGCTGAAATCTAATGTTAAGACTCTGGACACAGGCTCTTAAATCACACACTAACCCAAACACTCTGTCTTATCAtattttcatgttcattttGGCTAAATATGTACCTGATCATTATTACCCTTACTCCAGATTATGCCAATCAGTTATAAGTTACATTTATTATCAGCTATTTAGCAACAAACCTGTGGCTAGTAATTGCTGGAAAACTGAGAGGTGGCTAAACAACTCTGTATCTTCTCATTGccaagaatttaaaaataagaacagtGGGATCAAGAATAAAGAATAAAGTTTCAGTTCTGAGCCTTTTGAGGATTTGTTTAGAAGCAGAAACCGAAAAAAGGTTACTTGTACTGAACTAATGGTCTCCTCTGTCTTCTCTCCatcaaaaaaaatcttcctaaaACCTTGAAACACTTGCCCATCTTGCTCCAAGACACTGCCCCTGAAGGAAAGATAACCACATAGTTATTAAAATGGCATCAAGAACAGCTAAGTAATCTGTTCTTGGAAATTAGCTTTGTGTTTATGTGTTATCTACAAATATACAAGATGAGAATGACAGTGGCTAGAGGTTCATTGTATCTGGCAGTACGTTAGCCTTTTTGAGGCCATCATgtttgaaatgttattttagCATTATAATCCCCTTATTATGCATGGACAACCATACTTTACCTGGCATTAGAGAAGAGTTCATTCCTAGTAGCAGAGTGTTTACatgttttaattcatttttatcaATAGTAAGATCACTGTATTTCTCAAGGAGTATGCAGAATGtattatattctttcttttttcccggtacactttaacatttttttaacgTTAACTGTAgctttgaaattaaaacaagGGCTAACAAAAGCAGCTCTCTCTCTTCAAGGTAGAACTCAACTCCTCTATGCCAGCAATGTCTAGTGGGTTGCCTTCCCTGCGTGAGATCCAGGGCTATGTTACAGTAAACTGGTCCAGTGTGATATCACAGatataaaaaatattccatTCTGTATCAAAACTAGGCACATGCCTTATATTTATATGAAGATCAACAGAGCTGAGCATTTTTGCTCTCAACTACTCATCTGTGGCCTTCtacatgaggagaaaaatatgtaatttctaATTGGTAACTACAAGAGTCTAATTTGGGTTAGATGGTAGTTAAAAGGAGGGTGACATCACACTTGGGTCAGTATTGGTGGATATCTAAAAGCACAACCTCTCATCTGTATTGCTTTAAAATGTACACAGTATAgatgtagattaaaaaaaaaaaaacaaactttttttttgtggtgttgAACTGACTAGAAGGGATGATGCAAGATTTTTACCAAATGAGATCTATAGATACAAATTTCACTGTAGAGCATGTTTTAGACAAATGTGTCTTTTTCTTTAAGTATGTAAATCCTACActgtaggcttttttttttcctttttctttttgaggtggtagaaaatgttgaacaatcgtccatgagcatgagccagcagttcATTGCTGATATCCCCAGAATGCCAATATTTGCAATGCAAACAGTTAGTACAATTTACCAGTTCTATGAAAGGCCCTGACATATCTGCCTCAAGGTCTGGAGGCTCTGCTGTATAACCACAAATAGTCTTTCCATTTTCATGTAACCTTTTGATACACTGACAGCTGCATTAAGCTGCTTCTGCCTAGCAGTTCCACATGCCAGGCTGGTTTAATTGCTTTTAATGCCACAGAAAAAGCACTGCTAGCAGAATACCATCAAATCATTTTCATATTGAACCTTCGTGGTCCAGCAACCTCCCCTTCAACCACAGCACCATTGTTTTTGCGAGGGACGTATTCAAGGTCAATGCTGGTTTTGTGTTTGCCTTTCCCTCGGCTCCACacaaaaaggaggaggaaacaaaataaaaccacccCAAGGAATGTGAAACAGCCCATAGCTGTGGACACCAATATTGTCTTAAGGTCCAGAGAGAAGGTGTTCACGTTAGTCCCATTGGAAATTGTGTCGTTGGAGTCTGTCATATACATAGGGGTCCTGTTGGCGTAAAGGAAACGGTCTGAAGTAAACCCCTTTACAGTTAGGGAGGCTGAATAGGTGTCATTTCCAGCTGCATTACTTGCAATACAAACATAGACACCAGTGTCCTGGTCTTGAGCAAATCGGATCTCCAGGGTGCCATCTCCCAGCACAGTGGATCTTCCATTTGACTTAGTTGTGATCAGCCTCCGACGTGGGGTAACCCAGGATATAGTAGGCTGTGGGTCCCCATCAGCATTGCACATCAACTGCACCGTCTGCCCTTCCTCCACTACCAGGTATTGCAACTTCTTGTCTTGTATCTTGGGCTTCTTACAGGTGAAGTAAAAGGAAAGAGCTGTGCTGTGAAAATCTTTGAACGACCTCTCTTTGACACTGTCTGGGCCAGCACACATCGGTGGCTGGCCTCCAAACTGCAAAGTGGGTTGTCTCTGTAAAATCCAAAGGAGACGGCAGTCACAGGCCAGAGGATTGTTGTTAATGCACAGGACCTCAAGGCTTTTGGAGGAATGGAATACATTCTCTTCTAAGGTTTCTAGCAGGTTTTGGGACACATTAAGAACGCGTAAGTATCGGAGCCCTTGGAAAGCGTGGGATTCAATGGTACGTAGCTGGGCCCCCATCATGTGGAGCTCCTGCAGGCGCACTAGATCTGAAAGCATACCTGCCTCAATGGTGCTAATAGGGTTGAAAGAGAGGTTTAGATGTGTCAGGTAAACCAGATGTTTCAAAGCAGAATAAGGTACTGCAGATAGGTTTGTGTTCGTGATAGAGAGAGAAGTAAGGTTGAGACCATATAGACTGTTGGCAGGTAGCATGTCCAGGAGGGGCCAGGCCTCTATCTCTAGGTTTTTCAGGCGAAATAGTCTTTTAAAGGCATACGCAGGCAAAGTGTTGATGTTGAGCTGTTTCAGATGCAGACTGATGAGGTTGTGGAGGTGAGAAAGAGCTTCTGTTGGTACGGCTGTAAGGTTGCATCTCTCCAGGGTGAGCTGCTCCAGGCTAAGCAGTCCGCTAAAGGCCCTGTGTGATATATAAACCAAATCATTGTCCCCAACCTCCAGGGATTTTAAGTTATGCAGATCTTGGAACATGTAGTCCAGCAAAATGACAATCTTGTTTTCACTTATATCAAGCTTTGTTAAGTTTGCCAGGCCAGTGAACACCCCAAGGGGGACCAGCTTCAGACGGTTTCCTTTGAGCCTCAGGGAACGCAAGTTGAAGAGATTGTTAAAGGCTCCAGGCTCCACATTGGCAACTATATTGTCACTGAGGTCAATCTCCTCCAGTAAAGGGTATGATGTAAATTCCTCAGGGTTGACAGTCTTCAGTCGGTTCTTGCTGAGGTCTAAGATCTTGGTCTCAATGGGAATGCCCTCTGGGATGGCCATCAGACGCCTTCGGTGACAGCTGACGGACTTGTTCTGTGCTGAACATTCACAGCGGGCTGGGCAGCCTATGGTGGGGCCCATGAAGGCTAACAACACAGCCAGACCCAGGAACGGCTGCCAGCATGATACAGCTGTGTGACACATGACTCCACTGATCTGGTCTAACCACCTGTCACAGGCCTGTGGGGATGACGATGAGAAAAGAGACAAGTCAATTCCGCAGCAAAAGCAAATCTCTGCCAATTTTACAGTACTATTTAAAAGCAGATATGTGTTTTCATTTGGAATAAACCAGTAAAATCTATGGTGAATggtaaa harbors:
- the LINGO2 gene encoding leucine-rich repeat and immunoglobulin-like domain-containing nogo receptor-interacting protein 2 gives rise to the protein MCHTAVSCWQPFLGLAVLLAFMGPTIGCPARCECSAQNKSVSCHRRRLMAIPEGIPIETKILDLSKNRLKTVNPEEFTSYPLLEEIDLSDNIVANVEPGAFNNLFNLRSLRLKGNRLKLVPLGVFTGLANLTKLDISENKIVILLDYMFQDLHNLKSLEVGDNDLVYISHRAFSGLLSLEQLTLERCNLTAVPTEALSHLHNLISLHLKQLNINTLPAYAFKRLFRLKNLEIEAWPLLDMLPANSLYGLNLTSLSITNTNLSAVPYSALKHLVYLTHLNLSFNPISTIEAGMLSDLVRLQELHMMGAQLRTIESHAFQGLRYLRVLNVSQNLLETLEENVFHSSKSLEVLCINNNPLACDCRLLWILQRQPTLQFGGQPPMCAGPDSVKERSFKDFHSTALSFYFTCKKPKIQDKKLQYLVVEEGQTVQLMCNADGDPQPTISWVTPRRRLITTKSNGRSTVLGDGTLEIRFAQDQDTGVYVCIASNAAGNDTYSASLTVKGFTSDRFLYANRTPMYMTDSNDTISNGTNVNTFSLDLKTILVSTAMGCFTFLGVVLFCFLLLFVWSRGKGKHKTSIDLEYVPRKNNGAVVEGEVAGPRRFNMKMI